One Lycium barbarum isolate Lr01 chromosome 5, ASM1917538v2, whole genome shotgun sequence genomic window carries:
- the LOC132642024 gene encoding pentatricopeptide repeat-containing protein At2g26790, mitochondrial isoform X1: MLVPTIRLASYRNIFKNTQFIRFKSVYSVAQLSPYFQDYSSDEQNVNTQMKNNTELTTNNTVEVNSYWVTEMLNSLREEPNDALLFFRQLKEGGFKHDIQTYMAMIRMFCYWGMDMKLDSLFLEVINKGKKGLGFEVKDLFEELVEGLNAEGPNSLVRALDALVKTYASLRMFDEAIDILFQMKRCGFGLSVLSCNYLMNRLVECGKVDMSVAVYKQLKWISVTPNVYTYGIVIKALCRKGNLEEAVGVFEEMEKAGETPNEFTYATYIEGLCSYGRSDLAYDLLRAWKGINVHLNVYPYTAVIRGFVNEKKLQEAEMVLLDMEEQGIVPDAFSYGAIINGYCNTGNISKALAFHDNMEIRGIKSNCVIASLILQCLCKNGKACDAVDQFSMFKKKGIFLDEVAYNGVLDALCKLGRFEEAEKLLDEMKDKRMTPDIVHYTTLINGYCLHGKVLDALELFEEMIEKGLKPDVITYNVLAGGFSKNGRVKEALHLLDHMKGHRLTPTSVTHNVIIEGLCIGGYVEEAKFFFNSLENISVENYAAMVNGYCELGNTKDAYELFVRISKEGVLIKRKSRLKLLSSLCLEGEYGKALKLFEIVLAFGDDTCKIMYSKLIASLCSAGDMKRARWVFDNMAWRGLTPDVVIYTMMLNGYCRVNHLQEALYLFDDMKKMGISPDVITYTVMLDGHSKNLKRDRLSSDTRRRNIGEKVDPSVFWSEMNEMELTADVICYTVLIDSHCKSDNIDDAVRLFTEMIDRGLEPDSVTYTALICGYCKQGHVEMAEDLVNEMWRKGIQPDSHTISALHHGIIKAKKLHLRHNNNSAKRR, translated from the exons ATGTTGGTTCCAACAATAAGGTTAGCTTCTTACAGAAACATATTCAAGAACACACAATTTATTAGATTTAAATCAGTTTATTCTGTAGCTCAATTAAGTCCATATTTTCAAGATTATAGTTCAGATGAACAAAATGTAAATACCCAAATGAAAAACAATACTGAATTAACCACCAACAATACTGTTGAGGTAAATTCATATTGGGTTACTGAAATGCTTAACAGTTTAAGAGAAGAACCTAATGATGCTTTATTATTTTTTCGTCAGTTGAAAGAAGGTGGATTTAAACATGATATTCAAACTTATATGGCTATGATTAGGATGTTTTGTTATTGGGGTATGGATATGAAGTTGGATTCTTTGTTTTTAGAGGTTATAAATAAGGGAAAGAAAGGTTTGGGTTTTGAAGTTAAAGATTTGTTTGAGGAATTAGTCGAGGGGTTGAATGCCGAGGGACCTAATTCGTTGGTTCGGGCTTTAGATGCATTGGTTAAGACTTATGCTAGTTTAAGGATGTTTGATGAAGCTATCGATATTTTGTTCCAGATGAAAAGGTGTGGTTTTGGGTTGAGTGTGTTGTCGTGTAATTATCTCATGAATCGTCTTGTTGAGTGTGGGAAAGTAGATATGTCCGTGGCGGTTTATAAACAGTTGAAGTGGATTTCGGTGACTCCGAATGTGTATACTTATGGGATTGTGATTAAGGCGTTATGTAGAAAAGGTAATTTAGAAGAAGCAGTTGGTGTATTTGAGGAAATGGAGAAAGCTGGTGAAACTCCTAACGAGTTTACTTATGCTACTTACATTGAAGGGCTTTGCTCGTATGGTAGATCGGACTTGGCTTATGATTTATTGCGGGCTTGGAAAGGGATAAATGTACATCTTAATGTGTATCCCTATACTGCTGTAATTCGTGGGTTTGTTAATGAGAAAAAGTTGCAAGAGGCAGAAATGGTGCTGCTTGACATGGAGGAGCAAGGAATAGTCCCTGATGCCTTTTCTTATGGGGCTATAATTAATGGTTACTGCAATACGGGGAATATTTCTAAAGCTCTGGCTTTCCATGACAATATGGAAATAAGGGGTATAAAAAGTAATTGTGTGATTGCTAGCTTAATTCTTCAGTGCTTGTGCAAAAACGGCAAGGCATGTGATGCCGTTGATCAGTTTAGTATGTTTAAGAAGAAAGGTATTTTCCTTGATGAGGTGGCGTATAATGGTGTACTTGATGCTTTGTGTAAACTCGGTAGGTTTGAAGAGGCTGAGAAGTTGCTTGATGAGATGAAGGACAAGAGGATGACACCCGACATCGTGCATTACACTACTTTAATAAATGGGTATTGCCTCCATGGAAAAGTTTTAGATGCATTGGAATTATTTGAAGAAATGATAGAAAAAGGCTTGAAACCTGATGTCATTACTTATAATGTGCTTGCTGGTGGATTTTCTAAAAATGGCCGTGTTAAAGAGGCACTTCACCTTTTGGACCATATGAAGGGACATAGGTTGACGCCAACTTCTGTAACACATAATGTGATCATTGAGGGCTTATGCATTGGAGGTTATGTAGAAGAGGCTAAATTTTTTTTCAATAGTTTGGAGAATATATCTGTTGAAAATTATGCTGCCATGGTGAATGGGTATTGTGAATTAGGCAACACAAAAGATGCGTATGAGCTTTTTGTTAGAATCTCAAAAGAAGGTGTTTTAATTAAAAGGAAATCTCGTTTGAAGCTTCTGAGTAGCCTATGTCTCGAAGGTGAATATGGAAAAGCGTTAAAGTTGTTCGAGATAGTGTTGGCTTTTGGTGATGACACTTGTAAAATAATGTATAGCAAACTAATAGCTTCCTTATGTAGTGCTGGAGATATGAAAAGGGCCAGGTGGGTGTTTGATAATATGGCTTGGAGAGGATTAACACCTGACGTGGTCATTTATACTATGATGTTAAATGGTTATTGCAGGGTGAATCACTTGCAGGAAGCCCTTTATCTTTTTGATGATATGAAGAAAATGGGCATTTCTCCTGATGTTATCACTTATACAGTTATGCTTGATGGGCATTCTAAGAATTTAAAAAGAGATCGATTGTCATCAGATACAAGGAGGAGGAATATTGGGGAAAAGGTGGATCCGTCAGTTTTTTGGAGTGAAATGAACGAGATGGAATTAACAGCTGATGTTATTTGCTACACTGTTTTGATTGATAGTCATTGTAAATCAGACAATATTGATGACGCTGTTCGCCTTTTCACTGAAATGATTGATAGAGGTTTAGAACCTGATAGTGTTACATACACAGCTCTGATATGTGGCTATTGTAAGCAAGGACATGTTGAGATGGCTGAAGACCTCGTGAATGAGATGTGGAGAAAGGGAATACAACCAGATAGCCATACCATCTCAGCATTACATCATGGCATCATAAAGGCCAAAAAGTTGCACCTTAGGCATAACAATAACTCAGCCAAAAG GAGATGA
- the LOC132642024 gene encoding pentatricopeptide repeat-containing protein At2g26790, mitochondrial isoform X2, translated as MAMIRMFCYWGMDMKLDSLFLEVINKGKKGLGFEVKDLFEELVEGLNAEGPNSLVRALDALVKTYASLRMFDEAIDILFQMKRCGFGLSVLSCNYLMNRLVECGKVDMSVAVYKQLKWISVTPNVYTYGIVIKALCRKGNLEEAVGVFEEMEKAGETPNEFTYATYIEGLCSYGRSDLAYDLLRAWKGINVHLNVYPYTAVIRGFVNEKKLQEAEMVLLDMEEQGIVPDAFSYGAIINGYCNTGNISKALAFHDNMEIRGIKSNCVIASLILQCLCKNGKACDAVDQFSMFKKKGIFLDEVAYNGVLDALCKLGRFEEAEKLLDEMKDKRMTPDIVHYTTLINGYCLHGKVLDALELFEEMIEKGLKPDVITYNVLAGGFSKNGRVKEALHLLDHMKGHRLTPTSVTHNVIIEGLCIGGYVEEAKFFFNSLENISVENYAAMVNGYCELGNTKDAYELFVRISKEGVLIKRKSRLKLLSSLCLEGEYGKALKLFEIVLAFGDDTCKIMYSKLIASLCSAGDMKRARWVFDNMAWRGLTPDVVIYTMMLNGYCRVNHLQEALYLFDDMKKMGISPDVITYTVMLDGHSKNLKRDRLSSDTRRRNIGEKVDPSVFWSEMNEMELTADVICYTVLIDSHCKSDNIDDAVRLFTEMIDRGLEPDSVTYTALICGYCKQGHVEMAEDLVNEMWRKGIQPDSHTISALHHGIIKAKKLHLRHNNNSAKRR; from the exons ATGGCTATGATTAGGATGTTTTGTTATTGGGGTATGGATATGAAGTTGGATTCTTTGTTTTTAGAGGTTATAAATAAGGGAAAGAAAGGTTTGGGTTTTGAAGTTAAAGATTTGTTTGAGGAATTAGTCGAGGGGTTGAATGCCGAGGGACCTAATTCGTTGGTTCGGGCTTTAGATGCATTGGTTAAGACTTATGCTAGTTTAAGGATGTTTGATGAAGCTATCGATATTTTGTTCCAGATGAAAAGGTGTGGTTTTGGGTTGAGTGTGTTGTCGTGTAATTATCTCATGAATCGTCTTGTTGAGTGTGGGAAAGTAGATATGTCCGTGGCGGTTTATAAACAGTTGAAGTGGATTTCGGTGACTCCGAATGTGTATACTTATGGGATTGTGATTAAGGCGTTATGTAGAAAAGGTAATTTAGAAGAAGCAGTTGGTGTATTTGAGGAAATGGAGAAAGCTGGTGAAACTCCTAACGAGTTTACTTATGCTACTTACATTGAAGGGCTTTGCTCGTATGGTAGATCGGACTTGGCTTATGATTTATTGCGGGCTTGGAAAGGGATAAATGTACATCTTAATGTGTATCCCTATACTGCTGTAATTCGTGGGTTTGTTAATGAGAAAAAGTTGCAAGAGGCAGAAATGGTGCTGCTTGACATGGAGGAGCAAGGAATAGTCCCTGATGCCTTTTCTTATGGGGCTATAATTAATGGTTACTGCAATACGGGGAATATTTCTAAAGCTCTGGCTTTCCATGACAATATGGAAATAAGGGGTATAAAAAGTAATTGTGTGATTGCTAGCTTAATTCTTCAGTGCTTGTGCAAAAACGGCAAGGCATGTGATGCCGTTGATCAGTTTAGTATGTTTAAGAAGAAAGGTATTTTCCTTGATGAGGTGGCGTATAATGGTGTACTTGATGCTTTGTGTAAACTCGGTAGGTTTGAAGAGGCTGAGAAGTTGCTTGATGAGATGAAGGACAAGAGGATGACACCCGACATCGTGCATTACACTACTTTAATAAATGGGTATTGCCTCCATGGAAAAGTTTTAGATGCATTGGAATTATTTGAAGAAATGATAGAAAAAGGCTTGAAACCTGATGTCATTACTTATAATGTGCTTGCTGGTGGATTTTCTAAAAATGGCCGTGTTAAAGAGGCACTTCACCTTTTGGACCATATGAAGGGACATAGGTTGACGCCAACTTCTGTAACACATAATGTGATCATTGAGGGCTTATGCATTGGAGGTTATGTAGAAGAGGCTAAATTTTTTTTCAATAGTTTGGAGAATATATCTGTTGAAAATTATGCTGCCATGGTGAATGGGTATTGTGAATTAGGCAACACAAAAGATGCGTATGAGCTTTTTGTTAGAATCTCAAAAGAAGGTGTTTTAATTAAAAGGAAATCTCGTTTGAAGCTTCTGAGTAGCCTATGTCTCGAAGGTGAATATGGAAAAGCGTTAAAGTTGTTCGAGATAGTGTTGGCTTTTGGTGATGACACTTGTAAAATAATGTATAGCAAACTAATAGCTTCCTTATGTAGTGCTGGAGATATGAAAAGGGCCAGGTGGGTGTTTGATAATATGGCTTGGAGAGGATTAACACCTGACGTGGTCATTTATACTATGATGTTAAATGGTTATTGCAGGGTGAATCACTTGCAGGAAGCCCTTTATCTTTTTGATGATATGAAGAAAATGGGCATTTCTCCTGATGTTATCACTTATACAGTTATGCTTGATGGGCATTCTAAGAATTTAAAAAGAGATCGATTGTCATCAGATACAAGGAGGAGGAATATTGGGGAAAAGGTGGATCCGTCAGTTTTTTGGAGTGAAATGAACGAGATGGAATTAACAGCTGATGTTATTTGCTACACTGTTTTGATTGATAGTCATTGTAAATCAGACAATATTGATGACGCTGTTCGCCTTTTCACTGAAATGATTGATAGAGGTTTAGAACCTGATAGTGTTACATACACAGCTCTGATATGTGGCTATTGTAAGCAAGGACATGTTGAGATGGCTGAAGACCTCGTGAATGAGATGTGGAGAAAGGGAATACAACCAGATAGCCATACCATCTCAGCATTACATCATGGCATCATAAAGGCCAAAAAGTTGCACCTTAGGCATAACAATAACTCAGCCAAAAG GAGATGA